In Haliotis asinina isolate JCU_RB_2024 chromosome 11, JCU_Hal_asi_v2, whole genome shotgun sequence, the genomic stretch caggtggaagtcagaaggagccaaatcaggtgaataaggaagATGGTCAATGAGtccaaagccacaatcgcggattgttgacatggccaccaccgatttgtgaacaggcgcattgtcttggtggaagaggacacctttagcgatcatccctcgtcgtttggctttggttgcttctcgcaactggttcagtagatcagcatagtatctgccgttgatagtttgacctttttcaagataatcaatgagcagaatacctctggaatcccaaaagactgatgccatcacctttccagctgaaggaacagacttggctttcttcggagctggtgaatcaggatgcttccactgttttgactgtagttttgtttctggttgaaagtgatgtatccaggtctcatccatggttacaaatcgtgccacaaaatcatcgggatctgcttcaaaacgacgcaaattgtcaagggacgtctggaacctgtcacgtttctgttctgctgtcaagagctttggcaccgatcttgcagaaactttcgtcattcctaattcgttggtgataataattatgctcaaccctctcatgagagatgcccactacactagcaatatgtcgagtagtcaatcgtcgatcatccatcaacatatcgagcactcgcgtgatgttttctggagtggttgctgttgaaggccttcctgagcgtgggtcatcatcatggctttgtctgccacgtttaaattctgcagcccacttctttactgtggaaaatgaaggagcatcatcccctagagtggagaccatgtcagcatgtatctgtgttggggacatccctttcttttgcaagtacttgatgactgccctgtattcagttttgtccatttctgatgatttcagagggtaggtttaccaaaagagctgtagttgagataaaactattagtacgtttgtagttcttgtgtctatgagttactaaatgattgtcctcattggtggcaaacacctgtctctacctggtggggaaaaaacactcagactgagaacttttcagccaaccctcgtatcattagaacttacatcagtgaactgatgcagaagaagtgggacacccaggagTGTATCAATAAACTAtcggctacacctacttggtttgtcagtccagatttgaagaggtcataatGCAACGGTGTCAGAAGTTTTACTCACGATTACCCACTGAAAGTTGAGGATCCttcattttgcatcccttgtgatgaaagaatcacagacAAGCatgttctgcttgactgtgttgatatTGAATTGTAAAACAATTAGGGATCTTTTAGTAATGGTAACTATCATTTTATCACTGTTTTGTAAATAAGAAGCTGATCTAACTGACAAGTTTGAGTCAAATGTTATgcagatagatgtatttttatcAGTGGTAGTTTACGTCAGTAACTGAGATGGTTAATGAGGGTTAACGTATCGAAAACTAATTAcctgtccccctgagagggtacgttaATCCCAAAACACTCGAAGTCAATTTAATCTCTCTTCTCTTTTTAAGTTGTATACAATATGTGTCCTTTTAATATATGGCTTGATCTGTCTAAgatgctaacagctgaaggggtggtgtaagtccatgcaggaagcaaatgtactgtgaCCATGGTATCTTGAacggtgatctgccttcagttgttggcaatccatagGCTGATTTGGCATGTCTAAATTCATAACCGACACACCATCTAGTGCTCATcagcacacgcacgcacactgtTGCCCTGTGCAAATTATGACCTATTGTTGTCATAATTCTAACATGGCTGATGCGGTGTTTCGCTATGTATCATAACAGACACATTATTACACACTAACTGTTCAATACATCTTCAATGTTGTTATACCTTGAGTAATAACATCGCGTGCTGTCTCAACTATGCATTTGCACTAGGTCACATGACCAAAGTAacgtgatcaaaacaaaatggcggCCGTGTACAATACATCTCGATGTTGATCTTCAACTGTGCTTTGCTGGGTTGAGTGTATTAGCAGTTATGAACAAAACTCAACGTTGGTTGAAGTCATTTGGTCCCTTTTCTATACcctcttgtatatatttttgaaaattaagTTGAATAGACTAATACTGACAGTCGTAAATGAAATGTGACCCTATTATGACGGCTTAATCATGGTAATGCACTCCACTCGTTCTGTAAGTTATTCTGAGATATCACATTTTGCTAATGTAGAGTGAGTATGAAATAAACTACTAAACTATGTCCTGTGTAATAGCACATTTATAAAAAATCGTAAATGGTGTTGATTTCTAACTTTCTTTTGCACATCAGATACTaaaccattcactcgtttcataCATATGTCATTACACGAGACATCGTTTAGTATACTCGAATACTGCGAATAAAATGGCAGGGACACTTACTTTTGTCATATACATGTCATGACAGGCTAACGTTTTTCTGGTGCATATCATCACACGCTGTTGTCTGTCGACACATTAGGTTAACATACCGTGTATGCTGTGTGCATTGCGACAGTCACATAACTGACTACTGTCTACTCGTGACCTACCGACAGCCTTATGCAAGCATTATTCACAAGTAGTGGTAGTGGACCTGATTCACGATAACAGATGTCACTTACGTTATGGAGTGTGGATTAACTGTGACAGAGATCACAAAAGTGTTCCTCAGATGGGCAAACAGTCAGCTTTCACTTATGAAAGTAAATTTCACTGATGCAGGAAGTATGAGTGTCCATATCATACCGCAGTCTTTACACGTACAGTTCATTAAACAGTCAGGTCAGTCGTGTGTATTTGTCGCCATGAATGTAAGCCACTGTCGATAAAGGCTTACATTAAGGTTAATGTGCATCAGAAAGTGGAAGAGGAGGAATGATGGTGCACGTTTACAAGTAGACGCTGTTGTGAAGGAAAGGAGGTGAGTTAATAACAGTTTGAATGGCGTTTGCAACCTGATGTGGTACTGACCCAGTTTCACTCAAGTCTGTGCATCTGCCCAGTTATCGGCCAACATCTTTGATGCCGAGGCGGTATTCACTTACTCTCAAATAATGGTGTTTAGCTAGCGTGTCTTGGTGTTCCTATCACTGTGCATTCAAACAGTAGTGTTCAAACACTCGCCTCTGACCGTCAGAGTTAAAGCTTATGTAGAAACGTTTCACTCAAGGGCATCTAAATTACACCGTAAACGTGCAGAGGCTGGTGTGTGTTAGTATTGGTCATACTCTCTGATGCAGGTTTACTCAAATATTTGTTAATCTCACAAATAAAGAAAGAATGAGGATAGGGTTGATTTCAGCAACCACGCTAAAGTTACATGTTACAAGTTACACGAGTCGTGTTATACATTGCAATACAGAATAAAACGTAAAATCTTGAAGGCCATCTAAACCTACAGACCTGTGAGACGAGATTGATTCCAGGTCCTTTTACGACGCGTCTTACCTCCCTATCAAGTGGGGATTGGACACCTGAATATCCGAATCCTTCAGTTCTCAACGTTGTTCAATATTCAAGAACAGGCTATTGTACAAGCATACTGTAGTGACTGTTGACAGTTTTCATTGCAACCTTAAAACTCCATGTTTGCGATAGAATTAGTTGTTTATTGATCATGATATTGTGTCAGGATGTAATGACTTTCCGAGTTATCCTGTGCGTTTCATTTGGAAATCATCTtataaaatattcaacatttgtggatgttcaCTAATTTCCCAATAAATCACCTCTTGACATTATATTATACCACAGCTAATGTTTGAACTACCCCGAACGGTCTTCAATAAAGGACAAGTTTCGctaatttgcaaatgttttgacgtattttttgttattttcaggtATTCCCAACTTCGGGTGTAGCTAGAAGATAGAGACCATGGATCTCGCGACTATAGACTGCAATGCATTTAACAGTAACACGTTGAATGAATCTCTACCCCAGCTGGACTACTCTCTAAACGACACATACAAAGTTGTGGCAGGGTTGCTTGTGTTTCTACTCATCCTGCCTTTTGTTCTTTTCGAGTTCAGCTGTTTCCCAATTGGTGCCAGCTCCGCCATCCTCCTGGGGGCTGTGCTCATGGTGGCGGCCACCGTCCTGTCCCAGAGCGACTTCTATGACATTATAGGAGAAGATGGCAACATGCGGACAATATTTCTTCTCCTTGGTATGATGATTATATCCCAGTACTTTGAAAGAgaacatatctttcaaaatttgATTAATAAGGTGTTGAAGAACAATATATCCTTCCCCAGCTATTTATTGAGAGTTACGATGTTGTCCTTCTTTGTGGCTGCCTTGTTTACTAACGACGCTGCATGTGTCATACTGACACCGTTGATTCTAAAGCACTGGTGTTCACAAGAAAGATCAAGTGTTGAGCTGGAAACCCTTTTACTATCCATTTCAACATCAGCAAACATTGGAAGTgtcattaccatatttggtaatcctcagatggcactcattGCATCAACAACCGAGGAGACTGTATTCCTTAAAAGTCAGCTTGATCTCCAGCGCAGTGTGACGTACCTCGGTATACCAGCCGTCATGGGGTACCTCCTCAACCTTGCCTTCCTGACTGTACACTCCAGGCTGAATGCTACTGGCTGCTGTAAGCAGCAGGCCACTGTAACAGAAGAGATAGATGGTGTGGTGCCATCAAATAAACATGAACAGGGTCGTAGCCGCATCTTCTTTTGGCTGCCACCATTGTTTCTGGTCATCATGCTGGTGCTTTTGTTTGTTAAGACAGACGAAATCCGTTTTGACATAGGTTTGTATGATTTTCCTTCACAAGCTGGTATACGCTCGAGAGTAGAGTTATAAAACACGAATAAAGGCATTAATCACTAGATATGATGCATGAATGAGGCATTGTCATCAGGTTGTAATTGATCGGTGTCTTAACATTGTTAAATGACATATAATCCTTTTCCTTTTGTGTTCAGGTATTCTTCCAATGGCGGCATCTGCGTTAATAATAGCAGCAGACGTTGCACTGAATAAGACCAACCCCAGCCACCTCATCATGAAAGTAGACTGGAACGTCATCCTCATGTTCTTCGGTATTTTCGTATGGCTGGGTGGGGTAAACGCCACGCGAGTACCACGCTACTTATGGAAGGCTATAGGCTTAGCTGGTCGGCCTATCAATGATGCCAAGAGTATTACAGTATTTGCGGCGTTTGTAATCTTTGGGTCAAATATTTTCAGCAACGTTCCCTTAACGATTATCGTTTTGGAACAGTTGCAACCGTGTGCCAATCAACTGGATCTTGTATTATACCTTGCGTGGTGCTCTACCATCGCTGGGAACCTCACTCTCTTCGGCAGCGTGGCAAACATAATCGTGGCACAGAAAGCGAAACAGACCCTGAATATTCCTCTTACGTTCGTAGCGTTCTTCAAATACGGCTTCCTTACGACTCTTATTATTACTGTACAAGGCATATTTGTCATCTATGGACTGTTACAGATATAACAGTGGACTGTTTCAGCAAGTGTGTACTCATGCCCACAATGTGATTAAGGGGAGTAATGAGTAGGGAGAACTGAGACTGAAGAGCAGAATAATGTATGGAGAGAGATCATTCAATATGGGAAGGAAATGTGTTCCTTTAAATGCTTGTTACCACATTCTTCTTCAGAAATCATGGCAAATACAAGGAAAGTTGAatacttcacatcaaagaaagGAGGAAAGCACTTCTTCATACACACTCAACAACAGACAACAGTCCTGCGACTTCTGGAAGTGTGTCCAAGGTGGCTGCTTTGGCAAGTGTATAACAGTCGGACTGTTTGTTCGGAATCAGTCCCCACACAGCCATTCACAGGAAGATCAGGTAGATTGCTACTTCTCTCCGGGTACAGGCTGAGACGACGCCAGTATAAGTCAGTTAAGATGAGTGAATTTTCAGACTTGACCGAGGTGAAgcacaactggaatattgttgagtgtggcgtaaaactaaacccgctcactcactctgagaAGTCATGTTATCGCGTTGGACATCGTGTAAGACTGATATCCCGTAGCTGAAACCGATGTACAGCTGGGTGCGTATTGCCTAGTTAGAACTTCATAATCGAATAAAAGTACATACAGACATGTACAACTGTACACCACAACCGCGCCTCATCAGAGTCAGAAGATCAGATTCGACTCCTACCAATGTATTACTTCCAGCACCAAAATACTAATAATTTTTGTGAATTATGGCAGATTTGTAAACTTAATGTATTGAAGAAAATGAATGATCATTGAACTTCTATGAAAACAATTacttttattatatttatagcatattatatgtatgtatagcaccgtgagtgaaattctggaaatatagGAAcgtttatctatctatctatctatctatcttcgTGTGTCCCCTTGATGCTGGTCTGTTGCCATTTATGTTCACATGCTTTTGAAATCAGCCTTAAAGCAATGAAAGTGCAGTTTGGTTGTGACGAAGAGTTGTCCAATATGCAAGACACAGCATCAGTGCCATCGTTCTCACGTGTGAAGTCCTGCCTCTGCCATCACAGAAGCAAGGTCCTACCAAACCTACCCACGTCTCCATCTGACCTTCAGCTAGAAGGAACATAGAGTCAAACAAAAGATGAATCAACATGAGTTCCTATTACTAGCTTGATCATGTACAGAAACAGGAGAAACAGAGAGGTGTAATATGTATTTACTTGTATATAGACGTTTTGTGATTAACCCAAAGTTTGTCACTACCGACCACCATAGACTGTATACGTACAAAGCTTCCTACTACTTCGTATATTATTGGTAGGTGTAACAATGGTATGTGTACAGCTCTGCTTATATCTGTGTACATATCTTTATATCTGTTTAGTACACAATACACCTGGGATAAAAGGTcgtcaccaacccatgctttccacaaaagactactatgcttgtcgtgagtggcgactgacgggatcaggtggtcagactcgctgacttggttgagacgtcatcggttctcaattgctcaaatcgatgctcatgctgttgatcgctggattgtctggtccacactcgattatttacagactgccacaatatagctggaacgTATGATggcgtaaaataaactcactcactcacagtacacTCTGTTTGTTATCTTGCATATCACATTTGAACATTACTATGCTGCAGAACACATTAACTTGCCGTGTGTGTAAACGTGTCACGCAGACATTTTACATAATCAAAGGATGAGACATAAAAACCTTCCACTGTAATACCAATAAATAATCCAAGGTGGAAGGAGGTTTTCTGTGAACCTGCCCAATCACTGCATGCTGCAGTGGCTCCAATAATGGAACTCCAGAGGGTGAAACAACTCTGCACCTAATCTTTATAGGTTTAGGAGAACGACATCCTAGGTCCACATTAATCATCCGTTTTATGCCAAGTCTGTGAGTTGACATCGGCATCAGTATTTTTCGGCCATAGAGCAAGCTAGTAAATGACTTGTAATTAAGTACGTCCAAAGGTATTAAATTCTTCAAAACTGCTATGTTGAGTTGATATAATCAGGGCGGTCACCACTCATTCTAAATCTCCATGTCAATTTTTTTCCCCACTGTACACTAAAAGGAATCTGTTTCTAAAGACAGCTAAGACTGGTTGTTCTTTAGTACCTATATTTTAACTTGCACAACTTGCAACTTGCACAAGTTGTGATTGAGATCAATCAAAGGCTGGCGACAGCATTTCGGTGCTTCGTGATTGTGACGGGTTTGCATCAGTCAGAGCTCCTGAAAATATTGCTGTGCGATTCAGTCATAAGGCCTTGTCTAGTGCTCCAATCACACTACATGATGTTGACATCGTATGTTTCACCTTATGCTGCGTGCAACAGTAATGGGACCTGCCTCTACCACGTGTTTAAAAAATGCAGCTAACATATTCAAAGATGAAAACTTTTTATTCATGACTGATAGTATATTACGACACAGGGTAGACATAGCACAAACTAGAGAGTATTGGCACTAGATTACTGGGTGTGTATGTGTTCCATCTACCACCTGCACATGCAGGGACAGTACCCATATACATCAAGGCAGCTCTGTCCCAACCTAGCAACAGTCAGAGACTAAACAACATCAAAATGTTTACCAAATGTACTCTGCCTCAAACAAAATAATGTTAGCATGTTTGGTATATGTTAAAAGATGAAGTAGACTTGATATGTATTATGCTCAGACAACTACTATATGATGACTGTTGTATGACAACAAACAATATTAAGGAATATGAGGTGTGATGTGTCTGTAATAATAATTTTTCAAGTACAGTAGCTACAGAACTTGACTTTACATTACTTCTGGGGATTTCACAATAAAAAGCATACAAAACAGAACCAAATGTTCTTCAACATTTCCAAGAGTGTTTGAGGATGTGGATGAAGAATGTGATGTATGTCGCAACTATGAGTATTACCAGTTTATCCACTCAAAGTTAAATGCACACTATATAATTTCTTATATAAAGTGcaacaaaatatcttcaaatCTGAGAACATAAGATGATTGATGtaaaacacaatacaaaataaaaaaaaacaaacaaacaaaaacaaacacaaaaaaacgaaaaaaaacaactgtGACATAACTAACACTAACTGGATATAATGCTCCAAAAAATATTCCCTCTGAATGCCAGTGTCAAGAACAGTGACATGATCCAGTGGTAAGGTCATCCAAAATATCAGTAATTCAGATTATGTTACTCAAAAAATAAACTTGTATTGATTTTGAAGAAAGCTTGAACACCTTTCTGAATTAAAAAACACAACAGAAGAAAAAAAAGTCCTTTAACACATTCCCCAGATTCTACAGGTAAGACGCTAAACTTTTCCAATAACCGATGCCATCTGAAAAAAATTGACATATAAAGACATATAAGGGAAAACCTAAAGCACTTTACATTTACACTTCTTTGTTTGGACACTGCATATACAGAAGTCACAAATATTGGTGTACATGATGAAGCACAATATGCAattaaaataatgaaacaaacaataattgATAATATCTCATGAAAAACTCTATGCTAGAAATTAgggaaacaaaacaatactcaACACATTGCAATCACAAGTAATGGAGTCCTTGTCACAGACTTGTTGAAAATGCATTCCCTATCTTCAGCTGGTGTGAGAATGAATAGAGTACTAAGACCCAGACTGAATGGCCCTGATTTCAACAGACACTTTTCCAACACTGATACTTGTAATGGATAAACTTGAGACTTGAGGTACACAAGTTCAAATGATCATCTTCCTTTAATTCAGGTTAAACTCCACATGTACCTTATTTGTTGCAAGAACTCATCTAACACATGCAGGTTTCTATTACAGGAATGGGTTTCAACTTTCAGCAGAGCATGTTCCTGGTTAGCTTGGATCATTCGATGGTTTCATACATATTCTTGGGGAAGGGAGGTTACTGAGTACACATAAACATCTCAGTGTATTCAATCATTCAGTTGCTTAGACTAAGCCAGAGTGAAAGGGATAATACCACAAAGGCATTGTTGCTCCACAGGTACATTTCCGCTGTGGCTGAAAAGATCTGCACATAAAAATGACAGTTGATGGAGTttcttgtgaaatattttttacataattcCTTTCGAGGTCCCCAAACTTCTGCATTGTCCTGGTGGAAAATCACTACTGATACTGAGTTTTCCACAACACCTAACcatgatattttcacattaaaGGTGACTGTCTTAAATTCAGAATTTGTCTtgaattgtttattttgttttgcatATGCGTTAAACTACTGCTAAGCACTGAATCCTCTTTCTCTTTGATGATCCCGTTATCAGTTAAGTACAAGTGAACTCCATTCTGCCATATCACAGTTACAACCATAATGAGGAACATTGGCAATGCTGACTCCAAACGTCCAATTAGCAGAAGACCTAGGGCCTAATATAGGTCTCAGTATAGGTCTGTGTAGGTCTAGTTCCTGTGACCTTGAACC encodes the following:
- the LOC137255962 gene encoding uncharacterized protein isoform X2 — translated: MDLATIDCNAFNSNTLNESLPQLDYSLNDTYKVVAGLLVFLLILPFVLFEFSCFPIGASSAILLGAVLMVAATVLSQSDFYDIIGEDGNMRTIFLLLGMMIISQYFEREHIFQNLINKVLKNNISFPSYLLRVTMLSFFVAALFTNDAACVILTPLILKHWCSQERSSVELETLLLSISTSANIGSVITIFGNPQMALIASTTEETVFLKSQLDLQRSVTYLGIPAVMGYLLNLAFLTVHSRLNATGCCKQQATVTEEIDGVVPSNKHEQGRSRIFFWLPPLFLVIMLVLLFVKTDEIRFDIGILPMAASALIIAADVALNKTNPSHLIMKVDWNVILMFFEIMANTRKVEYFTSKKGGKHFFIHTQQQTTVLRLLEVCPRWLLWQVYNSRTVCSESVPTQPFTGRSGRLLLLSGYRLRRRQYKSVKMSEFSDLTEVKHNWNIVECGVKLNPLTHSEKSCYRVGHRVRLISRS
- the LOC137255962 gene encoding uncharacterized protein isoform X1; the encoded protein is MDLATIDCNAFNSNTLNESLPQLDYSLNDTYKVVAGLLVFLLILPFVLFEFSCFPIGASSAILLGAVLMVAATVLSQSDFYDIIGEDGNMRTIFLLLGMMIISQYFEREHIFQNLINKVLKNNISFPSYLLRVTMLSFFVAALFTNDAACVILTPLILKHWCSQERSSVELETLLLSISTSANIGSVITIFGNPQMALIASTTEETVFLKSQLDLQRSVTYLGIPAVMGYLLNLAFLTVHSRLNATGCCKQQATVTEEIDGVVPSNKHEQGRSRIFFWLPPLFLVIMLVLLFVKTDEIRFDIGILPMAASALIIAADVALNKTNPSHLIMKVDWNVILMFFGIFVWLGGVNATRVPRYLWKAIGLAGRPINDAKSITVFAAFVIFGSNIFSNVPLTIIVLEQLQPCANQLDLVLYLAWCSTIAGNLTLFGSVANIIVAQKAKQTLNIPLTFVAFFKYGFLTTLIITVQGIFVIYGLLQI